One stretch of Hydrogenovibrio kuenenii DSM 12350 DNA includes these proteins:
- the dusB gene encoding tRNA dihydrouridine synthase DusB, producing MHPYFASLSDSNSSDRAKPTVALAPMAGVTDRVFRDICRTLGADYAVSEMVASKKELWQSAKSSSRHADENEEAPRIVQLLGTNPTELAEAAKWQQDRGAQVIDLNMGCPAKKVCDVAAGSALLAYPERVQQIFEAVQNAVDLPVTVKIRTGTTPENKNALQIAKLAEDCGLSAITIHGRTRADKFNGKAEYDTIRDVKSSVSIPVIANGDICTPEDADFVLKYTLCDGIMIGRAAQGNPWLFKQISHYLDTQQLLKNPTLLEVKNVMLEHLHGLYKLYGEQQGHRIARKHIGWYSQHLTNGTKLRKQFNQLGNTQAQLDLVKEFFN from the coding sequence ATGCATCCCTACTTCGCATCATTATCAGACTCCAACTCATCAGACCGAGCTAAGCCGACTGTTGCACTTGCTCCTATGGCTGGCGTAACTGACCGTGTGTTTCGTGATATTTGCCGTACTCTCGGGGCCGACTATGCGGTATCGGAAATGGTAGCCTCAAAGAAAGAACTCTGGCAATCTGCAAAATCTTCCAGCCGCCACGCAGATGAAAATGAAGAGGCTCCTCGTATCGTCCAACTACTGGGAACTAACCCTACGGAACTGGCGGAAGCAGCAAAATGGCAACAAGACCGTGGCGCACAAGTCATAGACCTGAATATGGGATGCCCAGCAAAAAAAGTTTGTGATGTCGCGGCAGGTTCTGCCCTCTTGGCTTATCCAGAACGGGTACAACAAATTTTCGAGGCCGTGCAAAATGCCGTTGACCTACCTGTTACCGTCAAAATTCGCACAGGAACGACACCAGAAAATAAAAATGCATTACAAATAGCAAAGCTTGCCGAAGATTGCGGGTTATCCGCTATTACCATTCACGGTCGTACACGTGCTGATAAATTCAATGGAAAGGCTGAATACGACACCATTCGAGACGTTAAATCCTCGGTCTCAATTCCGGTGATTGCGAATGGTGACATTTGCACCCCCGAAGATGCAGATTTTGTATTAAAATATACGCTTTGTGATGGCATCATGATAGGACGCGCTGCTCAAGGTAACCCATGGTTATTTAAGCAAATTTCGCACTATCTCGACACACAACAGCTTTTGAAAAACCCAACTCTCTTAGAGGTAAAGAACGTCATGCTTGAACATCTGCATGGACTTTACAAACTCTATGGAGAACAGCAAGGGCATAGAATAGCTCGAAAACATATAGGCTGGTACAGCCAACACTTAACCAACGGCACTAAACTTAGAAAACAATTTAACCAATTAGGTAACACTCAAGCACAGCTTGATTTAGTAAAAGAGTTTTTTAATTAA
- a CDS encoding helix-turn-helix domain-containing protein, with translation MTSPSEKKYSSLSDHVTLTLDAYFKTLQEEVPSDVYQLVISQVEKPMIEFILNRTDYNQSKTADILGINRNTLRKKIQTYQISKP, from the coding sequence ATGACTTCACCTAGCGAAAAAAAATACAGTTCTTTAAGCGATCACGTCACCCTTACGTTAGACGCTTACTTTAAAACGCTGCAAGAAGAAGTGCCTTCGGATGTGTACCAACTCGTCATCAGTCAGGTTGAAAAACCGATGATTGAATTCATTTTGAATCGAACGGACTATAACCAGAGCAAAACCGCAGACATCCTCGGTATCAATCGCAACACACTGCGAAAAAAGATTCAAACTTACCAGATTTCAAAACCCTAA
- a CDS encoding CopD family protein: MQYLYVLTMFVHLLAAIFWVGGIFLVYMVFRPVAMTQLEPPQRLTMFLGIFSKFFPWVWVFIVALVISGYTDWIFRLGGFESPPLYLLAMEIIGWIMIVLFAWLYFGFCKRFKKHIEDENFAEAGKVLNSKMRPIIITNLILGMLEALIGVSAHYFF; encoded by the coding sequence ATGCAATATCTCTATGTTTTAACCATGTTTGTACATTTGCTAGCCGCTATTTTTTGGGTAGGCGGTATTTTTTTGGTCTATATGGTATTCCGCCCTGTTGCGATGACGCAGCTTGAACCGCCGCAAAGATTAACGATGTTTTTGGGCATCTTTAGCAAGTTTTTTCCATGGGTTTGGGTGTTTATTGTGGCATTAGTCATATCAGGCTATACAGATTGGATTTTTAGGTTGGGTGGTTTTGAGTCTCCACCGCTCTACCTTTTGGCTATGGAAATAATCGGATGGATAATGATTGTTTTATTTGCCTGGCTGTATTTTGGTTTTTGTAAGCGATTTAAAAAACATATAGAAGATGAAAATTTTGCTGAGGCTGGAAAGGTTTTAAATAGCAAGATGAGACCCATTATTATCACTAATTTGATTTTGGGAATGCTTGAAGCATTGATTGGCGTGTCTGCACATTACTTCTTTTGA
- the prmA gene encoding 50S ribosomal protein L11 methyltransferase, with amino-acid sequence MAWIQINLTVEEKLAEPLSDAFMEANAASVTFMDAEDRPIYEPDLGTTPIWQQTTVMALFDAEVEVQPILNLVTSILPELKNANFKVEVLEDKDWIRAWMDQFQPIKFGQNLWIVPSWSEAPDANAVNLMLDPGMAFGTGTHPTTSMCLTWLDAHPPKDKTVIDYGCGSGILALAASKLGAKEVKGTDIDPQAITASQQNAERNNATIEFELVKDFDAEPADILLANILAGPLKELAPEFFRLTKPKGSLILSGILTTQAKELIAHYQTLGFHLLEHNQLDEWTQLTFEKQ; translated from the coding sequence ATGGCCTGGATACAAATAAACCTCACTGTAGAAGAAAAACTGGCAGAGCCCTTATCGGACGCTTTTATGGAAGCCAATGCTGCTTCTGTTACCTTTATGGATGCAGAAGATCGCCCAATTTACGAACCTGATCTGGGTACAACACCTATTTGGCAACAAACGACGGTGATGGCACTATTTGATGCCGAAGTTGAGGTTCAACCTATTTTGAACTTAGTCACTTCAATTCTGCCAGAGCTAAAAAATGCTAACTTCAAAGTTGAAGTACTTGAAGACAAAGATTGGATTCGTGCCTGGATGGATCAATTTCAACCTATTAAGTTTGGCCAAAACCTTTGGATTGTGCCTAGTTGGAGTGAAGCACCAGATGCCAATGCGGTGAACCTAATGCTCGACCCAGGTATGGCATTTGGTACAGGCACTCACCCGACTACCTCCATGTGTTTAACTTGGCTGGATGCGCATCCACCAAAAGACAAAACGGTCATAGACTACGGCTGTGGCTCTGGCATTTTAGCTCTAGCAGCGTCAAAACTTGGCGCAAAAGAAGTCAAAGGGACGGATATTGATCCGCAAGCTATTACAGCAAGCCAGCAAAATGCTGAACGAAATAATGCCACCATTGAGTTCGAGCTTGTAAAGGATTTTGATGCAGAGCCTGCTGATATTTTATTGGCAAATATCCTGGCTGGTCCCTTAAAAGAATTAGCTCCCGAATTTTTTCGTCTTACAAAACCTAAAGGTTCATTAATTTTATCTGGGATTCTAACAACGCAGGCTAAAGAATTAATTGCTCATTATCAAACGCTCGGTTTTCATTTACTGGAACACAACCAGCTAGATGAGTGGACCCAGTTGACCTTTGAAAAACAATAA
- the purH gene encoding bifunctional phosphoribosylaminoimidazolecarboxamide formyltransferase/IMP cyclohydrolase: MKPVRRALISVSDKTGILEFAQSLSSMGVAILSTGGTYKVLSEAGLPVTEVSEYTGFPEMMDGRVKTLHPKIHGGLLGRRGKDDAIMNEHGIDPIDMVVVNLYPFEATVAKPDCSLEDAVENIDIGGPTMLRSAAKNHKDVSVVTDPADYARILEEMSANSGQLSHATRFDLAIKTFEQTARYDGAIANYFGTMFNEEAEDKFPRTYSTQFVKKQSMRYGENPHQAAAFYTERNPNEASISTATQIQGKALSFNNIADTDAALELVKTFDDTACVIVKHANPCGVSIGASLFEAYDRAYKTDPTSAFGGIIAFNRELDAETAQAIVDRQFVEVIIAPSVSKDAEAVVAAKQNVRLLACGELGEQQAAYDYKRVTGGLLVQDRDLGSVTEADLKVVTERTPSAKEMADLLFAWKVAKYVKSNAIVYVKDGMTIGVGAGQMSRVYSAKIAGIKAADEGLEVPGSVMASDAFFPFRDGIDAAAEAGITAVIHPGGSMRDQEVIDAANEHGIAMVFTGMRHFKH; encoded by the coding sequence ATGAAACCTGTTCGCCGCGCGCTTATTAGTGTGTCCGACAAAACCGGCATCCTGGAATTTGCCCAATCGCTTAGTTCAATGGGCGTTGCCATTCTTTCTACAGGAGGAACCTACAAGGTTCTGTCGGAAGCAGGTTTGCCTGTTACAGAAGTCTCTGAATATACTGGTTTCCCAGAAATGATGGATGGTCGTGTAAAAACCCTTCATCCTAAAATTCACGGTGGCCTTTTAGGACGTCGCGGCAAAGATGATGCCATTATGAACGAACACGGTATCGACCCAATTGATATGGTCGTGGTCAACCTTTATCCATTTGAAGCAACCGTTGCGAAACCTGACTGCTCTTTGGAAGATGCTGTTGAAAACATCGACATCGGCGGCCCAACAATGTTGCGCTCTGCAGCTAAAAACCACAAAGACGTTTCTGTAGTAACCGACCCTGCTGACTATGCTCGTATTTTAGAAGAAATGTCTGCTAACTCTGGACAACTCAGTCATGCAACCCGCTTTGACTTAGCAATCAAAACATTTGAACAAACGGCACGTTACGATGGCGCTATCGCCAACTACTTCGGCACCATGTTTAATGAAGAAGCCGAAGACAAGTTCCCGCGTACCTACTCAACGCAATTCGTCAAAAAACAGAGTATGCGCTATGGCGAAAACCCTCATCAAGCAGCCGCTTTCTATACCGAGCGTAACCCAAACGAAGCTTCGATTTCTACTGCAACGCAAATTCAAGGTAAGGCTTTGTCTTTCAACAATATCGCCGACACCGATGCTGCATTGGAATTAGTCAAAACTTTTGATGATACGGCTTGTGTTATCGTTAAACACGCTAACCCTTGCGGGGTTTCTATTGGCGCCAGTTTATTCGAAGCTTATGACCGTGCTTACAAAACCGATCCAACTTCTGCATTCGGTGGCATTATCGCTTTTAACCGTGAATTGGATGCAGAAACAGCACAAGCCATTGTTGACCGTCAATTTGTCGAAGTTATTATTGCGCCGAGTGTTTCTAAAGATGCTGAAGCAGTGGTTGCTGCTAAACAAAACGTGCGTCTTTTAGCTTGCGGCGAACTCGGAGAACAGCAAGCAGCTTATGATTACAAACGTGTGACTGGCGGCTTATTGGTTCAAGATCGTGACCTAGGTAGCGTAACCGAAGCAGACTTAAAGGTTGTTACTGAGCGTACACCTTCTGCAAAAGAAATGGCAGACCTACTCTTTGCTTGGAAAGTCGCTAAATACGTTAAGTCCAACGCTATTGTTTATGTCAAAGACGGCATGACTATCGGTGTTGGTGCAGGACAAATGAGCCGAGTTTACTCAGCGAAAATCGCAGGTATTAAAGCGGCAGATGAAGGTTTAGAAGTTCCTGGTTCTGTCATGGCATCTGATGCTTTCTTCCCATTCCGCGATGGAATTGATGCGGCGGCGGAAGCTGGCATTACAGCAGTTATTCATCCTGGCGGCTCTATGCGTGACCAGGAAGTGATTGATGCTGCAAATGAGCATGGTATTGCGATGGTGTTCACAGGTATGCGCCACTTCAAACACTAA
- a CDS encoding LysR family transcriptional regulator, with product MPEKIAQLARNATLRQLQVFECIANNQSFSRAAEELHLTQPTVSMQVKKLSDILEVPLFEQVGRKVYLTEAGKILYEACSTILTELSTVEQKINHLKGFSGGSVKLSVISTAQYFVPKVIHKFSQAYPDVTVLMRVGNKENLLDRLNQNKDDFYLLGQPPEDLNINSAQIAVNPLAFVANSQHPLVGKKLKIEDLSEEAFLMRETGSGIRAQIDNVFKQFDFQPKIKMVLGGNEAIRLGLLQNLGITVASIPTLMKEIENGEISILNVKGFPINRHWYLTYPKGKVLSIAAERMIELLKIEGQQLSDKAFNLFNS from the coding sequence ATGCCTGAGAAAATTGCTCAACTGGCTCGCAATGCCACTTTAAGACAGCTGCAAGTATTTGAATGCATTGCCAACAACCAAAGCTTCTCAAGGGCTGCGGAAGAGCTTCACCTTACACAACCAACAGTCTCCATGCAGGTTAAAAAACTGTCGGATATTTTAGAAGTCCCTTTGTTTGAACAAGTTGGCCGAAAAGTTTATTTAACGGAAGCAGGCAAAATTCTGTACGAAGCTTGTTCTACAATTTTGACAGAGCTTTCAACCGTTGAACAAAAGATTAACCACCTAAAAGGTTTCTCTGGTGGAAGCGTCAAACTATCTGTTATCTCCACCGCACAGTATTTTGTTCCAAAAGTCATTCATAAGTTTTCACAAGCCTACCCGGATGTAACTGTTTTAATGCGCGTAGGTAACAAGGAAAACCTTTTAGATAGATTAAATCAAAATAAAGATGACTTTTATTTATTAGGTCAACCACCTGAAGACCTAAACATCAACTCTGCACAAATAGCAGTGAACCCTCTCGCATTTGTCGCCAACAGTCAGCACCCACTCGTTGGAAAAAAACTAAAAATTGAAGACTTATCAGAGGAAGCTTTCTTAATGCGTGAAACAGGATCAGGCATTCGCGCCCAAATCGACAATGTATTTAAACAGTTCGACTTTCAACCTAAAATCAAAATGGTATTAGGCGGAAACGAAGCCATTCGTTTAGGCTTACTACAAAATCTAGGCATTACCGTTGCCTCTATTCCCACCTTAATGAAAGAAATTGAAAACGGCGAGATTTCTATTCTCAATGTAAAAGGTTTTCCTATCAACCGTCATTGGTATCTGACCTATCCAAAAGGGAAGGTTCTTTCTATAGCTGCTGAAAGAATGATTGAGCTGCTCAAAATTGAAGGGCAACAACTCAGTGATAAAGCATTTAATCTATTTAATTCTTAA
- the purD gene encoding phosphoribosylamine--glycine ligase, translated as MNVLVIGSGGREHALAWKTAQSNKVAKVFVAPGNAGTALEPNLENVNISVEDLPSLVDFANNNDIALTIVGPEVPLVLGVVDAFEAAGLKCFGPSKGAAQLEGSKAFSKDFLAKHKIPTADYQVFTEIPPAVSYIEKMGAPIVIKADGLAAGKGVILAETVAEAIAAVEDMLAGNKFGDAGARVVIEEFLFGEEASFIVMADGKNILPMATSQDHKARNNGDTGPNTGGMGAYTPAPVVTRDVHDRIMKEVIEPTIEGMAKDGLPYTGFLYAGVMISPDGTPKVLEFNCRFGDPETQPIMMRLQSDLSELCLAALDKRLNEVTAQWDFRAALGVVMAAGGYPDDYRKGDVISGLDSDVLKNAADIKVFHAGTTLNEAGDVVTSGGRVLCVTALGENVTEAQNRAYAGLKEITWQDVYYRTDIGHRAISREAVR; from the coding sequence ATGAATGTATTAGTTATCGGAAGTGGTGGACGTGAGCATGCACTGGCATGGAAAACAGCTCAATCCAACAAAGTTGCCAAAGTTTTTGTCGCCCCTGGAAATGCAGGAACGGCACTTGAGCCAAATCTGGAAAACGTCAATATCTCAGTAGAAGACCTACCCAGCCTGGTAGATTTTGCTAACAACAATGATATTGCTTTAACCATCGTTGGCCCAGAAGTGCCTTTGGTACTTGGTGTTGTCGATGCTTTTGAAGCTGCTGGTTTAAAATGTTTTGGCCCTTCAAAAGGTGCTGCGCAGCTTGAAGGTTCAAAAGCTTTTTCGAAAGACTTTTTGGCGAAACACAAAATCCCAACAGCGGATTACCAAGTATTTACCGAAATTCCACCGGCAGTAAGCTACATTGAAAAAATGGGCGCGCCGATTGTAATTAAAGCCGATGGTCTTGCCGCTGGTAAAGGCGTTATTCTTGCTGAAACTGTGGCTGAAGCCATTGCCGCTGTTGAAGACATGTTAGCAGGTAACAAATTTGGTGATGCCGGTGCTCGCGTTGTAATCGAAGAATTCCTATTCGGTGAAGAAGCCAGCTTCATTGTCATGGCGGATGGCAAAAACATTCTGCCTATGGCTACTTCCCAAGACCACAAAGCGCGTAATAATGGTGATACAGGCCCGAATACTGGTGGTATGGGGGCTTACACCCCTGCCCCTGTGGTTACTCGTGATGTACATGATCGCATTATGAAAGAGGTGATTGAGCCGACGATTGAGGGCATGGCAAAAGACGGCCTACCTTATACCGGCTTTTTATATGCTGGCGTCATGATTTCACCAGACGGAACACCAAAAGTACTCGAGTTTAACTGTCGATTTGGTGACCCTGAAACCCAACCAATCATGATGCGTTTGCAATCTGATCTAAGCGAACTTTGTTTAGCAGCGCTAGATAAGCGTTTAAATGAAGTCACTGCACAATGGGATTTCAGAGCAGCGCTTGGCGTTGTTATGGCTGCTGGTGGTTACCCTGACGATTATCGTAAAGGCGACGTTATTTCTGGACTGGATTCTGATGTTCTTAAAAACGCAGCTGATATTAAGGTATTCCACGCAGGAACCACGTTAAATGAAGCCGGCGATGTCGTGACCTCTGGTGGTCGTGTGCTTTGTGTTACAGCACTCGGTGAAAACGTTACTGAAGCACAAAACCGTGCTTATGCAGGTTTAAAAGAGATTACATGGCAAGATGTTTATTATCGTACTGATATTGGTCATCGTGCTATCTCAAGAGAAGCTGTACGCTAA
- a CDS encoding CbbQ/NirQ/NorQ/GpvN family protein, which translates to MDISQYKIDNEPFYDAQSNEIELYEAAYDARLPVMVKGPTGCGKSRFVEHMAWKLGKPIITVSCNEDITASDLVGRYLLDANGTRWVDGPLTMAARYGAICYLDEIVEARQDTMVVIHALTDHRRELSLDKKGELIKAHPDFQLVISYNPGYQSLMKDLKQSTKQRFCALDFDYAAPDVEAHILQKEGNVDEATAKKLVQIGEAARNLKGHGLDEGISTRLMVYAATLINKGITPVEACKMALVRPITDDADIRQTLDNTIEMIFG; encoded by the coding sequence ATGGATATTTCACAGTACAAAATTGATAACGAACCATTTTATGATGCTCAATCAAACGAAATCGAGCTATACGAAGCCGCCTATGATGCTCGTCTGCCAGTAATGGTAAAAGGGCCGACAGGTTGTGGTAAATCACGTTTTGTTGAGCATATGGCTTGGAAACTTGGCAAGCCTATCATCACCGTTTCTTGTAACGAAGACATCACAGCTTCTGACTTGGTTGGTCGTTATTTGCTAGATGCAAACGGCACTCGCTGGGTCGACGGCCCGCTAACCATGGCTGCTCGTTATGGCGCAATCTGTTATTTGGATGAAATTGTTGAAGCACGTCAAGATACGATGGTTGTCATACACGCTTTGACTGACCACCGCCGTGAACTTTCGCTTGATAAAAAAGGCGAGTTGATTAAGGCACACCCTGATTTCCAATTGGTTATTTCTTATAACCCTGGTTATCAGTCACTAATGAAAGATTTGAAACAATCAACTAAACAACGTTTCTGTGCATTGGACTTTGATTACGCGGCGCCAGATGTTGAAGCCCATATCTTGCAAAAAGAAGGTAACGTTGACGAAGCAACGGCCAAAAAATTGGTACAAATCGGTGAAGCAGCCCGTAACTTAAAAGGCCATGGTTTGGACGAAGGTATCTCTACTCGTCTTATGGTTTATGCTGCAACCTTGATCAACAAAGGCATTACACCGGTTGAAGCTTGTAAGATGGCACTGGTTCGCCCAATCACCGATGATGCAGATATTCGCCAAACATTGGATAACACCATTGAAATGATTTTCGGCTAA
- a CDS encoding late competence development ComFB family protein translates to MSDLESVHNFYEKKVFDEINDHYLNSGLTENQLADMACIALNRIPPKYIRYDIDMSFYMSGQEHQEVDERVKQAVKKAHKKIKKLDEIE, encoded by the coding sequence ATGTCTGATCTAGAAAGTGTTCATAACTTTTATGAAAAAAAAGTATTTGACGAAATAAACGACCACTACCTTAATTCAGGGCTGACAGAAAACCAATTGGCTGATATGGCCTGTATCGCACTTAACCGCATCCCACCAAAATACATCCGATATGACATAGACATGTCTTTTTATATGTCTGGCCAAGAACACCAGGAAGTTGACGAACGTGTAAAACAGGCTGTCAAAAAAGCCCATAAAAAGATAAAAAAACTCGATGAAATTGAATAA
- a CDS encoding ribulose-bisphosphate carboxylase: protein MDQSNRYADLTLTEEKLVADGNHLLVAYRLKPAAGYGFLEVAAHVAAESSTGTNVEVSTTDDFTRGVDALVYEIDEAAFGDKGGLMKIAYPVDLFDPNLIDGIYNVSHMWSLILGNNQGMGDHEGLRMLDFLVPESMVKRFDGPATDISDLWKILGRPEVDGGYIAGTIIKPKLGLRPEPFAKACYDFWLGGDFIKNDEPQANQPFCPMEVVIPKVAEAMDRAQQATGQAKLFSANVTADFHEEMIKRGEYVLSEFAKYGNEKHVAFLVDGFVTGPAGVTTSRRAFPDTYLHFHRAGHGALTSYKSPMGMDPLCYMKLARLMGASGIHTGTMGYGKMEGHNDERVLAYMLERDECQGPYFYQKWYGMKPTTPIISGGMNALRLPGFFENLGHGNVINTCGGGSFGHIDSPAAGGISLGQAYDCWKTGADPIEYAKEHPEFARAFESFPGDADKIFPDWREKLGVHK, encoded by the coding sequence ATGGATCAGTCTAATCGTTACGCTGACTTAACTCTAACTGAAGAGAAATTGGTTGCTGATGGTAACCACCTTCTAGTTGCATACCGTCTAAAACCTGCTGCTGGTTATGGTTTCCTTGAAGTTGCTGCTCACGTTGCTGCTGAATCTTCAACTGGTACTAACGTAGAAGTTTCTACAACTGATGACTTCACTCGTGGTGTTGATGCATTGGTTTATGAAATCGACGAAGCTGCATTTGGTGACAAAGGTGGTCTGATGAAGATCGCTTACCCTGTTGACCTATTTGACCCTAACTTGATTGACGGTATCTACAACGTTTCTCACATGTGGTCTTTGATCCTAGGTAACAACCAAGGTATGGGTGACCACGAAGGTCTACGTATGTTGGACTTCTTGGTTCCTGAGAGCATGGTTAAGCGTTTTGACGGCCCAGCTACTGACATTTCTGACCTATGGAAAATTCTAGGTCGTCCAGAAGTTGACGGTGGTTACATCGCTGGTACAATCATCAAGCCTAAACTAGGTCTACGTCCTGAGCCATTCGCGAAAGCATGTTATGACTTCTGGTTGGGTGGTGACTTCATCAAGAACGATGAGCCACAAGCTAACCAACCTTTCTGCCCAATGGAAGTTGTTATTCCTAAGGTTGCAGAAGCTATGGATCGTGCTCAACAAGCAACTGGTCAAGCAAAACTTTTCTCTGCTAACGTAACTGCTGACTTCCACGAAGAAATGATCAAGCGTGGTGAGTATGTATTGAGTGAATTCGCTAAATACGGTAACGAAAAGCACGTTGCATTCCTAGTTGACGGTTTCGTAACTGGTCCAGCTGGTGTAACGACTTCACGTCGTGCATTCCCAGATACTTACCTACACTTCCACCGTGCAGGTCATGGTGCATTGACTTCTTACAAGTCACCTATGGGTATGGATCCACTATGTTACATGAAGCTTGCTCGTTTGATGGGTGCTTCTGGTATCCACACTGGAACAATGGGTTACGGTAAGATGGAAGGTCACAATGACGAGCGCGTACTAGCTTACATGCTTGAGCGTGATGAGTGTCAAGGACCTTACTTCTATCAGAAGTGGTACGGTATGAAGCCTACTACTCCAATCATCTCTGGTGGTATGAACGCTCTACGTCTTCCTGGTTTCTTCGAAAACCTAGGTCACGGTAACGTTATCAACACTTGTGGTGGTGGTTCATTCGGTCACATTGATTCTCCAGCAGCTGGTGGTATCTCACTAGGTCAAGCTTATGACTGTTGGAAAACTGGTGCAGACCCAATCGAATACGCGAAAGAGCACCCAGAATTCGCTCGCGCGTTCGAATCTTTCCCTGGTGATGCTGACAAAATCTTCCCAGATTGGAGAGAAAAATTGGGTGTTCATAAGTAA
- the accC gene encoding acetyl-CoA carboxylase biotin carboxylase subunit encodes MIEKILIANRGEIALRVLRACKEMGIKTVAVHSTADANLKHVLLADESVCIGPAPSSESYLNVPAIIAAAEITDAEAIHPGYGFLSENADFAERVEESGFVFIGPKAETIRIMGDKVSAIKAMVAAGVPTVPGSGGPLGDNDDENKRMAKKIGYPIIIKASGGGGGRGMRVVHTEASLIKSIQLTKSEAGSFFGNPEVYMEKFLENPRHIEIQVLADGQGNAIHLGERDCSMQRRHQKVVEEAPAPGVTAEQRNRIGTACVNACIEIGYRGAGTFEFLYENGEFYFIEMNTRLQVEHPVTEQVTGVDLVREQIKIAMGEPLSLKQEDIEIRGHAIECRINAENPAKNFIPSPGKIERLHLAGGLGVRWDSHLYTGYPVPPNYDSMIGKLICYGNDRQTAIRRMDVALQELIIKGIETNIHMQREIMNDAGFCEGGQNIHYLEHRLEHLV; translated from the coding sequence ATGATTGAAAAAATTCTGATTGCGAACCGCGGTGAAATCGCGCTTCGCGTCTTACGTGCCTGTAAAGAAATGGGCATTAAAACCGTTGCGGTACACTCTACCGCAGACGCTAATTTAAAGCATGTTCTACTTGCTGACGAATCTGTCTGCATTGGTCCAGCACCATCCTCAGAAAGCTACCTGAATGTACCAGCCATTATTGCAGCGGCGGAAATCACCGATGCTGAAGCCATTCACCCAGGTTATGGTTTCTTATCTGAAAACGCAGACTTTGCAGAACGCGTAGAAGAAAGTGGTTTTGTGTTTATCGGCCCAAAAGCTGAAACTATCCGTATTATGGGTGACAAGGTTTCTGCCATTAAAGCAATGGTCGCTGCCGGTGTTCCAACCGTTCCAGGTTCTGGTGGCCCTTTAGGCGACAATGACGATGAAAACAAACGCATGGCTAAAAAAATCGGTTATCCGATTATCATTAAAGCATCTGGTGGTGGCGGTGGACGCGGCATGCGTGTCGTCCATACCGAAGCCAGCTTGATTAAGTCAATCCAGTTGACCAAATCAGAAGCAGGCAGTTTCTTCGGCAACCCTGAAGTCTACATGGAAAAATTCCTTGAGAATCCTCGCCATATAGAAATCCAAGTTCTTGCAGATGGTCAAGGCAATGCAATCCACCTTGGTGAACGTGACTGTTCAATGCAGCGTCGCCACCAAAAAGTGGTTGAAGAAGCCCCGGCACCTGGCGTTACTGCCGAACAACGTAACCGAATTGGTACGGCGTGTGTCAATGCGTGTATTGAAATTGGTTATCGTGGTGCCGGAACATTTGAGTTCTTATATGAAAACGGTGAGTTCTACTTCATAGAAATGAACACGCGTCTTCAAGTAGAACACCCTGTCACAGAGCAAGTTACCGGTGTTGACTTGGTTAGAGAACAGATCAAAATCGCTATGGGTGAACCTTTATCTTTAAAACAAGAAGATATTGAGATTCGTGGTCATGCGATTGAATGTCGTATCAATGCAGAAAACCCTGCTAAAAACTTCATTCCATCTCCTGGTAAAATCGAAAGATTACACTTAGCAGGTGGTTTAGGTGTTCGTTGGGATTCTCACCTTTATACAGGCTACCCTGTTCCACCAAACTACGACTCTATGATCGGTAAACTGATTTGTTACGGAAATGACCGCCAAACAGCGATACGTAGAATGGATGTAGCACTTCAAGAATTGATTATCAAAGGCATTGAAACCAATATTCATATGCAACGCGAAATCATGAACGACGCTGGCTTCTGCGAAGGTGGACAAAATATCCACTATCTAGAACATAGATTAGAACACCTCGTTTAA